In Drosophila subpulchrella strain 33 F10 #4 breed RU33 chromosome 3R, RU_Dsub_v1.1 Primary Assembly, whole genome shotgun sequence, the following are encoded in one genomic region:
- the LOC119545783 gene encoding vesicle transport through interaction with t-SNAREs homolog 1A produces the protein MSHAGYSQLPSGSDQDRRQAQLSASTYDVLQRTTDSIQRSNQIAIETETMGAEVLGELGEQRESLLRTTRRLEDADQDLSKSRVIIRKLGREVLYNKIILILIILLEVGILVGLLVLKFAKL, from the exons ATGTCCCACGCCGGCTATAGCCAGCTGCCCAGTGGCAGCGACCAGGATCGCAGGCAGGCACAGCTCTCGGCCAGCACCTATGATGTCCTGCAGCGGACGACGGACAGTATCCAGCGGTCCAACCAGATTGCCATCGAAACGGAGACAATGGGAGCGGAG GTGTTGGGTGAACTGGGAGAGCAGAGGGAATCGCTGCTCCGCACAACCCGCCGTCTGGAGGACGCCGATCAGGATCTTTCCAAGTCGAGGGTCATCATCCGAAAGCTGGGCAGGGAGGTGCTCTACAACAAGATCATCCTGATCCTCATCATTCTGCTGGAGGTGGGCATTCTGGTCGGTCTGCTGGTGCTGAAGTTCGCTAAACTCTGA
- the LOC119545781 gene encoding WD repeat-containing protein 37 — protein sequence MKANKARAVRLTSLTEDVAAVPEDAPFRARLHLLFSQIEREFEQLYLENQTLQEKLEIATATKESVIQQDQRSAAGGSLSTQASSTTLATPATQADEVGGSFLAAASSTHKSLKAKLSSATGGSKAKASNKIKAQTSRIVSSFKAPTVVSTVVREFGGHKDGIWQVAAKAGQPIIGTASADHTACIWGVESARCLLQYQGHAGSVNSIKFHQQRDLVLTGSGDGTAHIWQAAVNWEVTKKGHSSEEELDDSDGQVEDRDRVDTLRTPLCEFSGPGGHLSVVVAADWLSSMDQIITGSWDRTALLWDVETGQPLQPLTGHDHELTHVSAHPTQRLVVTASRDTTFRLWDFREAIPAVSVFQGHTETVTSSVFARDDKVVSGSDDRTIKVWELRNMRSALATIRTDSSVNRLAVSSGGIIAIPHDNRQIRLFDLNGQRVARLPRTSRQGHRRMVSSVAWAEEPLLDCDLFSCGFDRRVFGWSIVLPKDN from the exons ATGAAAGCGAACAAGGCGAGGGCTGTGCGACTGACCAGCTTGACGGAGGATGTGGCCGCCGTGCCGGAGGATGCGCCCTTCCGGGCTCGTCTGCACCTCCTGTTCAGCCAGATCGAACGGGAGTTCGAGCAGCTCTACCTGGAGAACCAGACTT TGCAGGAGAAACTAGAGATAGCCACCGCCACCAAGGAGTCGGTGATCCAGCAGGATCAGCGCTCCGCTGCAGGAGGATCACTTAGCACCCAGGCTTCCTCCACAACCTTGGCCACGCCCGCCACCCAGGCGGATGAAGTGGGCGGAAGCTTCCTGGCCGCCGCATCCAGCACACACAAGAGCCTGAAGGCCAAACTGAGCAGCGCCACCGGCGGCAGCAAAGCCAAGGCCAGCAACAAGATCAAGGCCCAGACCAGCCGCATCGTGTCCAGCTTTAAGGCACCCACAGTGGTCAGCACGGTGGTGCGCGAATTCGGCGGCCACAAGGATGGCATCTGGCAGGTGGCCGCCAAGGCGGGACAGCCCATCATTGGCACTGCATCCGCCGATCACACGGCCTGCATATGGGGAGTGGAGAGCGCCAGGTGCCTGCTGCAATACCAAGGACACGCCGGCTCCGTCAACTCCATCAAGTTCCACCAGCAGCGGGATCTCGTGCTTACCGGCAGCGGCGATGGAACTGCCCACATCTGGCAGGCAGCCGTCAACTGGGAGGTGACCAA GAAGGGTCATTCGTCAGAGGAGGAACTGGATGACAGTGATGGACAAGTTGAGGATCGCGATCGCGTTGATACGTTGCGCACTCCGCTCTGCGAGTTTTCAGGCCCTGGAGGCCATCTCTCAGTGGTGGTGGCCGCCGACTGGCTCTCTTCGATGGACCAGATCATCACGGGTAGCTGGGATCGGACTGCTCTACTGTGGGATGTGGAGACGGGACAGCCACTACAGCCGCTCACAGGCCATGACCACGAGCTGACCCACGTGTCGGCACATCCCACCCAGCGTCTAGTGGTCACCGCCTCCAGGGACACCACGTTCCGACTGTGGGACTTCCGAGAAGCCATTCCGGCCGTCTCGGTCTTCCAGGGACACACGGAAACGGTTACGTCCAGTGTGTTTGCACGGGATGACAAGGTGGTGTCCGGATCGGATGATCGCACAATCAAGGTGTGGGAGTTGCGCAACATGCGATCCGCTTTGGCCACCATACGCACAGATTCCTCGGTCAATCGACTGGCGGTGTCCAGTGGAGGGATCATCGCCATACCGCATGACAATCGACAGATCCGGCTGTTCGATTTGAACGGGCAACGTGTGGCCCGTTTGCCTCGAACCAGTCGACAGGGCCACCGGCGTATGGTATCGTCTGTAGCCTGGGCGGAGGAACCGCTGCTCGACTGCGACCTCTTCTCGTGCGGCTTTGATCGTCGCGTTTTCGGCTGGTCCATTGTCCTGCCGAAAGACAATTGA